In Gossypium arboreum isolate Shixiya-1 chromosome 5, ASM2569848v2, whole genome shotgun sequence, a single genomic region encodes these proteins:
- the LOC108487096 gene encoding ER membrane protein complex subunit 8/9 homolog encodes MVAELKYEISQNAYIKLVLHALKHKTTAVNGILLGRVNPQNDSVVEIADSVPLFHSNLALLPSLEIALIMIEEHYGSKGLGIVGYFHANERFDDAELGIVAKNIGDHICRYFPQAAIFLLDNKKLEALPMGKDQSPVMQLYIRDASKNWKLAGPDGGSRLVIKEPAANAVLSDYISSEKWQDVVDFDDHLDDIKKDWLNPELFK; translated from the exons ATGGTGGCCGAGTTGAAGTACGAGATCTCACAGAACGCTTACATAAAATTGGTTCTACATGCTCTGAAGCACAAGACCACGGCGGTCAACGGCATCTTACTCGGCCGAGTCAACCCACAAAATGATAGCGTTGTTGAGATCGCTGACTCAGTCCCTCTATTTCACTCTAATCTTGCCTTGTTGCCTTCCCTTGAGATCGCCCTCATCATG ATAGAGGAGCATTATGGATCTAAGGGCTTGGGAATTGTGGGTTATTTCCATGCAAATGAGAGATTTGATGATGCAGAGCTGGGCATTGTTGCAAAGAATATAGGTGACCATATTTGCCGGTACTTCCCTCAAGCTGCCATTTTCTTG TTGGATAACAAAAAGCTTGAAGCTTTGCCCATGGGGAAAGACCAAAGCCCTGTGATGCAG CTTTACATAAGGGATGCATCCAAGAATTGGAAACTGGCTGGACCGGATGGAGGCAGCCGATTGGTAATTAAGGAGCCAGCGGCTAATGCTGTTTTATCGGATTACATTTCATCCGAGAAATGGCAGGATGTTGTAGATTTCGATGACCACCTTGACGACATTAAGAA GGACTGGCTTAACCCGGAACTCTTCAAATAA
- the LOC108487616 gene encoding pentatricopeptide repeat-containing protein At5g48910-like, with protein MQVTMSSSLHSLPWPAQPLVSNFNSPLELKQAHAHLIKTNTPLSLIPPSRIASVCALSHLDFSYAHRLLAHFHQPQIVVWNSCLKTLAESDSPFDAILLFRRLREFDVVPDSFTCAFVLKACTALLDDKNGKIIHAVVEKFGFQWNMVLQNMILNFYGLCGEMSTARLIFDKMPQRDVVSWNVMITHLVKSGDFEGAYGFFSRMPERNVRSWTMMISACVHCGKPKEGVELFMEMEKIGVQVNEVTVVAVLSACADLGALELGMRIHEYSKRSGFGGNVRVLNTLIDMYVKCGCLEEARRVFEEMEERTIVSWSAMIQGLAIHGHAQEALRVFSMMIEVGVMPNGVTFIGLLHACSHMGLVDEGRRFFSCMTRDYEIIPEIEHYGCMVDLYSRAGLLQEAREFIMNMPIKPNGVVWGALLGGCKVHKNIELAEEATRHLAQLDPLNDGYYIVLSNIYAEAERWEDASRVRKLMKNRGVKKKPGCSSIMVDGVIHEFVAGDDSHSQANEISDMWEKLLDYMKLRGYRPDTSVVLLDVEEKEKEKFLYGHSEKLALCFGLINTPPGSVVRIMKNLRVCEDCHAAFKLISAIVNREIVVRDRNRFHCFKDGACSCQDYW; from the coding sequence ATGCAAGTAACCATGTCTTCTTCACTTCACTCACTTCCTTGGCCAGCACAACCCCTTGTCTCCAACTTCAATTCTCCATTAGAGCTGAAACAAGCTCATGCCCATCTCATCAAAACCAACACTCCACTCTCTCTCATCCCTCCCTCTCGAATCGCTTCCGTTTGTGCTTTGTCTCACCTCGATTTCTCTTACGCCCACCGACTTCTCGCCCAtttccatcaaccccaaatcgtCGTATGGAACTCTTGCTTGAAAACTTTAGCTGAAAGTGACTCCCCTTTTGATGCCATCCTTTTGTTTCGTCGTCTACGTGAATTCGATGTTGTTCCCGATAGTTTCACCTGTGCTTTCGTTCTCAAAGCTTGCACCGCTTTGTTGGATGATAAAAATGGTAAGATTATTCATGCGGTTGTTGAGAAATTTGGGTTTCAGTGGAACATGGTTTTGcagaatatgattttgaatttttatggatTGTGTGGAGAAATGAGTACGGCTCGGTTGATATTCGATAAAATGCCCCAACGAGATGTTGTCAGTTGGAACGTTATGATTACCCATTTGGTGAAAAGTGGAGATTTCGAGGGTGCTTATGGGTTCTTTTCGCGTATGCCTGAGAGAAATGTGAGGTCGTGGACTATGATGATTTCTGCGTGTGTTCACTGCGGGAAGCCCAAGGAAGGGGTTGAATTGTTTATGGAGATGGAGAAGATTGGGGTGCAGGTTAATGAAGTCACTGTAGTGGCTGTTCTTTCAGCTTGTGCTGATTTGGGTGCACTTGAGTTGGGGATGAGAATCCATGAATACTCCAAAAGAAGTGGATTTGGAGGGAATGTAAGAGTTTTGAATACTTTGATtgatatgtatgtgaaatgtgGTTGCTTGGAGGAAGCTAGGAGGGTTTTCGAGGAGATGGAGGAACGAACGATCGTGTCATGGTCAGCTATGATACAAGGGCTTGCAATCCATGGACATGCTCAGGAAGCTTTAAGGGTTTTCTCAATGATGATTGAGGTGGGGGTGATGCCTAATGGGGTAACCTTTATTGGACTCTTGCATGCGTGTAGTCACATGGGGTTGGTTGACGAAGGTCGTCGGTTCTTTTCCTGCATGACAAGAGACTACGAAATTATTCCTGAGATTGAGCATTATGGTTGCATGGTTGATCTTTATAGCCGAGCAGGGCTCCTTCAAGAAGCCCGTGAGTTCATAATGAACATGCCTATAAAACCAAATGGAGTTGTATGGGGAGCTCTTCTTGGTGGATGCAAGGTTCATAAAAACATTGAACTAGCTGAGGAAGCTACTAGACATCTTGCTCAACTCGATCCTCTTAACGATGGATACTACATTGTTTTATCTAATATCTATGCTGAAGCCGAAAGATGGGAGGATGCATCAAGAGTAAGGAAGCTAATGAAAAACCGAGGTGTGAAGAAGAAACCAGGGTGTAGTTCTATCATGGTCGATGGGGTCATTCATGAATTTGTTGCTGGGGATGATTCGCATTCTCAAgctaatgaaatatctgatatgTGGGAAAAACTTCTGGATTACATGAAGTTAAGAGGATATAGACCGGACACATCGGTTGTCCTATTAGACGTAGAAGAGAAAGAGAAGGAGAAGTTTCTATATGGCCATAGTGAGAAATTAGCACTCTGTTTTGGACTAATAAACACGCCTCCTGGCTCGGTGGTTAGGATAATGAAGAACCTCCGTGTTTGTGAAGACTGCCATGCAGCTTTCAAATTGATATCAGCAATTGTTAATAGGGAAATTGTTGTTCGTGACCGGAACCGGTTCCATTGTTTCAAAGATGGTGCTTGCTCTTGCCAGGATTACTGGTAA